A region of the Callithrix jacchus isolate 240 chromosome 5, calJac240_pri, whole genome shotgun sequence genome:
gagatgaatcttgctctgtcgcccagactggagtgcagtggcacaatctcagctcactgcaacctccacctccctggttcaagtgattcccctacctcagcctcccgagtacctgggattgcaggtgcatgccaccactcctggctaattcttttgtgtttttagtagagatggggtgggagtgttcaccatgttggccaaactggtcttgaattcctgatctcaggtgatccatccaccttgacctcccaaagtgctgggattataggcatgagccaccgcacccagctgaaatAGTTTTAAGAAGCATTTTACCTTTAAAAGTTAGAAGAACATGGGTTTTGGAGATTGGTCAAACATCTGACCACTTCCACTGTTACCATGAGATCATGCGTCAGATAGAGCTGagcagcttcttttttttaaaaatgtatttccataaGTTTTTGGGGGAACagatggtatttggttacatgagtacattctttagtggtgatctgtgagattttggtgcacccatcacccaagtagtatATACTGAacccaatttatagtcttttatccctcaccccctcccatcttttcccctgagtccccaaagaccattgtatcattcttatgcctttgcatcctcatagcttagttcccacttacaagattttaggtttgtttttccattcctgagttacttcacttagaataatagtctcccaTTTCATCCAGATTGCTGTGAGTGccatgaattcattcattttaatggctgagtaatatttcatcgTACATACAACTGTTTCTTTATCCACCCTTTGATGGCATCTggactggttccatatttttgcaattgtgaattgtgcaactataaacatgcatgtgcaagtatcttctTCGTATAATGAGTTCTTTTCCTCTAGGTAGATAACCAGTATTAGGATTGCTAGATCAagtggtagatctacttttagttctttaaggaatctccacactgttttccacagtgctcgtattagtttacattcccaccataaacttcttaaataaaaaaaaatcctgacttCCTGATGAATCTGGATTCATAATATCTGTACTCCATTCTGAGAGGACTTCAGATGTTAGCATGATTTTACTTcagtatgtgtttttaaaaggaaagaaaagtatgtGATAATATATGTGTAAAAGTCTTGTCTCCTTTGATCTATATCTCTCCTTTCACCAGTACTTCCCCCAAACAGCTTTGTtttggaaagcagaaaaatgttGTATTATTTGTGCAACACATGCACATTGCTTTAACTCCCTCAACACTGATTTCCTTAGCTTGAATGTGGAGCCACTAACACCTACCTTTTGGGATTGCATGGGAATGAGAGAGAGTGTGGATGAAGCAACTACCTCAATACTTAGTGTATAGCAGGGTCCCAGTAAGTGTCAGCAACTCACCCATTCATTCCCCCATTGGAAAGTTTAATAACCTGGCAGAGAATTCCAGATACATCCTCTAGGAAGGTCATACGTCTGTCACATCTAGTGGTTAACTCACCGAAAGCACTTTTATGTCCTCTAAAGAAGGTGGCCACAGTCAAAACCTTTAAGTGTCATCCCAAAGCTGAATTCGCCCTTGTACTGCTGCATCCCCTGGCTATTCTCTTTCTTACTCAGCTTCTCATCAGAATTCCCAGGTTCCTCCATTTGGGAACCAGCCTAATGCCCCTCTTGACTTTAAATAGTGCataatttcttctcattttcttctttctaccatttctcccttttttctgaAAACTCTTATTTTGTCTTCCTTTCGCATAATTGTCTTTATCTTCTTTATCTCACACAACACAGGaagttattttgtttccttttatggCCCAGAGATTATGATTAGATCAAAGGACATAAGTCCATTGCATGGTAACCTTAATTCTTAGGATTCTGTACAAATTCATCTTCCCTTAACAAAGTTCATGTTAGGAAACAAAATTGGCCCAAAGTTTGGGAATCCAGGAAGCATGGTCCAATCTTGAGTGCTTTACAAAGGTAATTCTTAATCCTAATTTCTGTTAAGAGGAATGAAATGATACCCACATGCTCAACCATGACAGCAAAGAGGGGGTTCCTCTTGGTGAGGGTAGGGCCAGGAACACCCGTGGTGCTCACACTAGTTGTTGGTGACAGATTCTTCAGTGGTGGATCAGAATCCAGAGATGTAAAGCTCTTTTCATGGACtagaactctttaaaaaaattttttttatttttattttttattttacttgaagttctgggatacatgtgcagaatgtgcaggtttgttacacaggtatacatgtgccatggtggtttgctgtacctatcaacccatcatctaggttttaagccccgcatgcatttcCTATTAGTCCTAATGGTCTACCTCTCCTTGTCCccaacccccgacaggccctggtgtgtgatgttccccttcctgtgtccatgtgttctcactgttcaactcccacttatgaatgagaagatgccatgtttggttttctgttcctgtgttagtttgctgagaatgatgacttccagcttcatccatgttcctgcaaagaacatgatcacattcttttttatggctgcatagtattccacgtatatgtgccacatttacagTAATTACAGTATTcctgtgtatgtgccacattttccctgtccaatctatcattgatggacattttagttggttccaagtctttgctattgtaaatagtgctgcaacacgcatgtctttatagtagagtggTTTATAATCCTtctggtatatacccagtaaagggactgctgggtcaaatggtatttctagttctagatctttgaggaatagccacacagTCTTcaacagtggttgaactaattcacactcccaccaacactgtaaaagcattcctagaGTTCTTAAAGGTGTCTCTAATGGTAGTAGAGGGGGGAGAGTATTTGCTTCATAGATAGAAACGTGCTTGCTTGAGAAGTGACTTAGAATGTCTTCCCTGCACTCAATCATCACTGTcgtatacatatgtaaaaaaaagtttaaaaaagtaaaagatcaaAGGACCTGGTCATTGGACCTTCTGTTAATTGGCAGTTGTATGGCAAGTCATTTTCTCAGCACTAAAATGTTTGCTCTAACTTGTAGGTCATTGTGAGACTTGAATGAGATAATCAATATAAAGCAGAACTCAAAAGTAAGGCTTCATAAAGgaactgctgcaaacacaaatgaaacaaaatcataCCATAGAACGCAGgataatgtaaattttattagGAAAGACTAGGTAGGGAGACAATTAAAAGCAATCACAAAAGAGTTTAGCAATCTGGCAGAGGTTACTGAATAAAATGCATATATCTAAAAGGATGATCATTATAGAGAGTTAGATATGCAGtcataagaatttatttttaagttgcatAGGGTCAAAAGCTGATGATCACTTCCTGAGGCTTAGACCATGTATCCATGTCAATTAGGTGAAGCTGACTGACCACCTTCAGGTACATTAATCCAGAGGAAATGAAGAAGAATAACATTAAAGAGAAGTAGACTGTATACCTTCAGTAGAATCCCAAGCATGGTAGGAAGAAGCTGGTCACAAAGTTCTGTGTCAGAATGTTGTTTCTCAGAAAAGCTTAGCTGGACTCATTGCAGGTTTGGCTACAGCAGCCACTGCAGGTTGGCTGGCAACAGGGTGTGCTGCAGCAGCTGGTCACACAGGATGGTTGGCAGCAGGTGGGCTGGCAGCAGGTGGTTCTACAAGTGGTTTGACAGCATGTTGGGTGGCAGCAAGACTAGCAGCAGTTGGACCCACAGGTGGGCTGGCAGCAGGTGGTCCTGCAGCAGGTGGTTTGACAGCAAGTTGGGCGGCAGCAAGATTGGCAGCAGCTGGACCCACAGGTAGGCTGGTAGCAGCTGGACCCACAGCAGGTGGGCTGGCAGCAGGGTGTGCTGCAGCAGGAAGGCTGGCAGCAGCTGGTCACACAGGTGGGCTGGCAGCAGGGTGTGCTGCAGCAGGAAggctggcagcagctggacaCACAGGTGGGCTGGCAGCAGGTGGTCCTGCAGCAGGTGTTTTGACAGCAAGTTGGGCGGCAGCAAGGCTGGCAGCAGCTGGATCCACAGCTCTGGTTCAGGCAACCAGGCAGGCAGACACACGTGGGGTGGTAGCAGGTTCTCGTGCAGTACACAGGTGCACAGGAGCTGGTCTGGCCACAGCAGGACCCACAGCTGGTTTGGCCACAGCAGCTGGACCCGCAGCAGGTGGGCTGGCAGCAGGGTGTGCTGCAGCAGGAAGGCTGGCAGCAGGTGGTCACACAGGTGGGCTGGCAGCAGGTGGTCACACAGGTGGGCTGGCAGCAGGTGGTCACACAGGTGGGCTGGCAGCAGGTGGTCCCGCAGCAGGTGTTTTGACAGCAAGTTGGGCGGCAGCAAGGCTGGCAGCAGCTGGATACACAGCAGGAGGGCTGGCAGCAGGGTGTGCTGCTGCAGCTGGTCACACAGGTGGGCTCCCAGCAGCTGGTCCTACAGCAGGTGGTCCGGCAGCACATAGGCTGGCAGCAAGGGGAGCAGCAGTGGGTCATGGTGTCAGGGGTAGAGGGTGGGCTCCTGTTCAGAGGTGAGTTTCCCAGAATCTGATGACCCCTTCTAATCTGGATCTTTTATACACTGATTCCCAAATGTGGGACCAATGAGCAGAATTTTCCTGGTTATTATTTATGACATTATTTTTCACGACCTATGGGGAATTGCCCTGGGAGGAAGTGTTTCTTAAGTGTTATGAGTCTTCTGAAAATAAATGATTGTTCTACTTAATAATAGATAACCCATAAGAATTTGTTTCCAGAAGGGAGAGAGGTGATCAACATCAATAGCATCATTCAactataaagtatatatttttatttattattattttattgttattttagagaccagattttgctctgtcactcaggctggtgtgcaatggtgtgatcacagctcattgtggccttgaactcctggactcaagtgattctcccacctcagcctcccagagtgatgaGATTAAAggaataagccactgtgcctccCCTGAATTGTCATTCTTTAAGATAGAGTACATTGACTGATCCCTGACAACTGACATGAAGGGGCCAGAACTATTGTCACCACCTACTTTTTCCATCCAGCACTAGAACATCTTAGTAAAGGTGACAaatgaaaatcatattttaaaatattttgagttgcAATTTATATTCCATGAAATTTTTCATCTGTGTCACACAAATATAGATTCAGTGATGGTAATTCTAATAGTAACAGCAACTCCACTTGGGTATCTCATTTCCTGCAACGAGGGTCTGGGTTCAATTGTAATTGACATAATCTTTTCCATGCTGAACTCCACATCTGTTGATGGCCCTGAGTACAAACATACCTGGGTACATGATGTTTACATTTAGTGgtgaaaagaaaagtttaaaagcagTTAGTCTGACaactaaaatattttgctttgaattgtagtttaaaaatacaaacaccaTTGTGTGTTTTAAATGCAGGAACAAAAGGGACGAGAATGACTCCATCATGTGTATTAATGTGGAAAAGACAGAATAAGTTGTATAATATTTTGGATGCTTAGCAATTTCCACATCTGACTAATCTTTGGAAATAGTCTCTTATTTTCGCTGGCAACAAAATGGTCTTTTGATACAACTTGATTTGTTCTGACTTAAATTGTGGCTAGGAATTTCTGCCATCTCTGCTTCTGAGGCAAGCTGACCTTAGGTGCAAAGGTGCAAAGCCCCTGCTTGTTGGTCCAGCGTATGGGTAACGGCATTGCCATTTCATCCTGTAAAGTGATCTGGTGCAGTTCATTAAGTCAGAATGAAGTTATAGTGAAGGAGGGGATGAGGTGGAGTATTTTTCACTAGTGTCTCCATCCTGAGAATGGGTCTGGCACATAGCGGGAACCAACCCATGGTTATTGAATgaaaatctgtacatttactagcctttttttccctttttttgagacagagtctcactctgttgcccaggctggagtgcagtggcatgatcttggttcactgcaacctctgagtactgggttcaagcaatcctcctgcctcagcctgctgagtagctgggagtacaagcatgtgctaccactccaggctaattttttgtatttttagtagagatgggctttcaccatgttggccaggctggtctcaaactcctgacctcaggtgattcaccacctgcctcagactcccaaagtgctgggattataggcaatgaGCCACTACATACAGCCCTAGCTTGAAAATTTGAACTAACAACCATTTATAATAGAACTGAAGAATTAGGACATTGGTttggaaaagaaacagaatgagtAATTCTGTTTTGAGCAAGTTAAATTTGAAGCCACatgccttaaatattttttagcttCTTCATAATTTACAAGTGTACTATGCGGATTTCATTACCAGCTATTTGCTATAATG
Encoded here:
- the LOC100398347 gene encoding uncharacterized protein LOC100398347, whose translation is MTHCCSPCCQPMCCRTTCCRTSCWEPTCVTSCSSTPCCQPSCCVSSCCQPCCRPTCCQNTCCGTTCCQPTCVTTCCQPTCVTTCCQPTCVTTCCQPSCCSTPCCQPTCCGSSCCGQTSCGSCCGQTSSCAPVYCTRTCYHPTCVCLPGCLNQSCGSSCCQPCCRPTCCQNTCCRTTCCQPTCVSSCCQPSCCSTPCCQPTCVTSCCQPSCCSTPCCQPTCCGSSCYQPTCGSSCCQSCCRPTCCQTTCCRTTCCQPTCGSNCC